In the Lampris incognitus isolate fLamInc1 chromosome 11, fLamInc1.hap2, whole genome shotgun sequence genome, one interval contains:
- the mmadhcb gene encoding metabolism of cobalamin associated Db: MASVLCSRARLVTYLPGLHVLVRRITGARAFSAAGSSGSDEPHVAIATPDTGPSTVWPDENMGPFGPQDQRFQLPGNIGFDHHLEGMAEQKKITPPNVIPDILSAPSSSERHEFIMAQFIGEFHDSEGPAAAQQVNRAEQYFDNSLVECAIQSCPELLKKDFQSMFPEAPSNDMMVVTVTQKTQNDMTGWSEAVEVEREEMLDKFIAGAKEICFALWREGFWADFIDPSSGLAFFGSYTNNPLFETDERYRHLGFRIEDLGCCRVIQHALWGTHVFVGTVFTNAPPNSLIMKKLQGD, from the exons ATGGCCAGT GTGCTCTGCAGCAGAGCCAGGCTGGTGACCTACCTGCCTGGGCTTCATGTTCTAGTACGCCGCATCACTGGAGCCAGGGCCTTTTCTGCTGCTGGGTCTTCTGGGTCCGATGAGCCCCATGTAGCCATCGCTACCCCTGACACAG GCCCAAGTACAGTGTGGCCCGACGAGAATATGGGACCGTTTGGACCTCAAGACCAGCGGTTCCAGCTGCCGGGTAACATTGGTTTTGACCACCACTTGGAAGGAATGGCAGAACAAAAGAAAATCACACCCCCCAACGTAATCCCCGACATATTGTCTGCTCCCTCCAGTAGTGAGAGACATGAGTTCATAATGGCCCAGTTTATTGGAGAATTTCAC GATAGTGAGGGCCCGGCCGCAGCACAGCAAGTCAACAGAGCGGAGCAGTACTTTGATAACTCCCTTGTGGAGTGTGCAATACAGTCCTGccctgagctgctgaagaaag ATTTTCAGTCCATGTTTCCTGAAGCACCATCTAATGACATGATGGTTGTAACAGTTACCCAAAAGACCCAGAATGACATGACAGGATGGAGTGAGGCCGTGgaagtagagagagaggagatgctgGACAAA TTCATCGCTGGAGCCAAGGAGATCTGCTTTGCCCTCTGGAGAGAAGGCTTCTGGGCCGACTTCATTGACCCGTCATCAGGCCTCGCG TTCTTTGGGTCTTACACCAACAATCCTTTGTTCGAGACAGACGAGCGGTACCGTCACCTGGGCTTCCGGATTGAGGACCTGGGATGCTGCAGAGTGATCCAGCATGCTTTGTGGGGCACGCACGTGTTTGTGGGGACAGTTTTTACCAATGCACCACCAAACAGCCTTATCATGAAGAAACTGCAGGGGGACTAG